One segment of Stappia sp. 28M-7 DNA contains the following:
- a CDS encoding aldose epimerase family protein, protein MSVSQFGQLADGTPVERVAIARGGLSVSIMTLGAAITDLRVGGRGVVLGFDDLASYLAHSPYFGVIAGRHANRIAAGRFRLDGRDIELERNEGGRHHLHGGAKGFARRLWSLREAGPDHAVLALTSEDGDAGYPGRVEASARYEIPPAGDRLRIVLEAVTDQSTLVNLATHSYFNLDGSPDIGGHLLQIEADAYLPVDGEAIPTGEVRPVAGTPFDFRRLRRIDGHGGDITHDHNFCLSAVPTSEPRPVARLVGRESGIAMDVVTSEPGLQFYDGYKLAVACPGLEGRIYGPRAGLCLEPQRWPDSPNHRHFAGAVLRPGKLYRQVTEYRFSQVGHEDLKP, encoded by the coding sequence ATGAGCGTCAGTCAGTTCGGCCAGCTTGCCGATGGAACGCCGGTCGAGCGCGTCGCCATTGCGCGCGGCGGGCTGTCGGTCAGCATCATGACGCTGGGGGCCGCCATCACGGATCTGCGAGTCGGTGGCCGCGGCGTGGTGCTCGGCTTCGACGACCTTGCCTCCTATCTCGCTCATTCGCCCTATTTTGGCGTGATCGCCGGCCGCCACGCCAACCGCATTGCCGCAGGGCGCTTCCGGCTGGACGGCAGGGACATTGAGCTCGAGCGCAACGAGGGCGGACGCCACCACCTGCATGGCGGGGCAAAAGGCTTTGCCCGGCGGCTCTGGTCTCTGCGGGAAGCCGGGCCCGACCATGCGGTGCTGGCGCTGACCTCCGAAGATGGCGATGCGGGCTATCCGGGCCGTGTCGAGGCGAGCGCCCGCTACGAGATCCCGCCTGCCGGCGACCGGCTGCGCATCGTGCTGGAGGCGGTAACCGACCAGTCGACGCTGGTGAACCTTGCGACCCACAGCTACTTCAACCTCGACGGCTCGCCGGACATCGGCGGTCACCTGCTGCAGATCGAGGCCGATGCCTATCTGCCTGTCGACGGCGAGGCGATCCCGACCGGCGAGGTGCGCCCCGTTGCGGGAACGCCGTTCGACTTCCGCCGCCTGCGCCGGATCGATGGACATGGGGGAGATATCACCCATGACCACAATTTCTGCCTCTCTGCCGTGCCAACCTCCGAACCGCGCCCTGTTGCACGCCTTGTCGGGAGGGAGAGCGGTATCGCCATGGACGTAGTGACGAGCGAGCCCGGCCTCCAGTTCTACGACGGCTACAAGCTCGCCGTAGCCTGTCCGGGGTTGGAGGGGCGCATCTACGGGCCGCGTGCGGGTCTCTGCCTGGAGCCGCAACGCTGGCCGGACAGTCCCAATCATCGGCACTTCGCCGGAGCCGTCCTGCGACCGGGCAAGCTCTACCGGCAGGTGACGGAGTATCGATTTTCTCAGGTCGGGCATGAGGATTTGAAGCCATGA
- a CDS encoding histone deacetylase family protein: protein MKTVFSAGQLAHDPKQEISDGMLKPAVEIPSRAEMVREAVLARGLGELLEPDDFGMEPLARVHDAGYLAFLESFWTRWTTAGRCGEAFPFVWPVRGLNIDPVPDHIDGLLGRYSFDAGTPLGEHTFAAARASANSALTGARLVAGGERAAFALCRPPGHHAAADYYGGYCFLNNAAIAAQWLRDAGAERVAVLDVDYHHGNGTQSIFYERSDVLFLSIHADPREEYPYFLGHAAETGAGKGEGFNANYPLELGADWDVWSQALAASLDRIGAFRADTLVISLGLDAYEKDPISRFRLVHDDFTRMGAALAAAGLPTLFVMEGGYAVDALGTNCVNVLEGFEAG, encoded by the coding sequence ATGAAGACCGTATTTTCCGCCGGCCAGCTGGCCCACGATCCCAAGCAGGAAATCTCCGACGGCATGTTGAAGCCGGCTGTCGAGATCCCCTCCCGCGCCGAGATGGTTCGCGAGGCGGTGCTGGCGCGTGGCCTCGGCGAGCTGCTGGAGCCGGATGATTTCGGCATGGAGCCGCTCGCCCGTGTCCATGATGCCGGCTATCTCGCGTTCCTGGAGAGCTTCTGGACCCGCTGGACCACCGCCGGGCGCTGCGGCGAGGCGTTTCCCTTCGTCTGGCCGGTGCGCGGGCTCAACATCGATCCGGTGCCCGATCACATCGACGGTCTGCTCGGCCGCTATTCGTTCGATGCCGGCACGCCGCTCGGCGAGCACACGTTCGCGGCAGCGCGTGCCAGCGCCAATTCCGCGCTGACCGGCGCCCGTCTCGTTGCCGGCGGCGAGCGCGCCGCCTTCGCCCTGTGCCGCCCGCCCGGCCATCACGCGGCGGCCGATTACTACGGCGGCTACTGCTTCCTCAACAATGCGGCGATTGCCGCGCAGTGGCTGCGCGATGCCGGCGCGGAGCGCGTCGCCGTGCTTGATGTCGATTACCACCACGGCAACGGCACCCAGTCGATCTTCTATGAGCGTTCGGACGTGTTGTTCCTGTCGATCCATGCCGATCCGCGCGAGGAATATCCCTACTTCCTCGGTCATGCGGCCGAGACGGGTGCCGGCAAGGGCGAGGGCTTCAACGCCAACTATCCGCTGGAACTGGGCGCCGACTGGGATGTGTGGTCGCAGGCGCTTGCCGCATCGCTCGATCGCATCGGGGCTTTCCGCGCCGATACGCTCGTGATCTCTCTCGGCCTCGACGCCTATGAGAAGGACCCGATCTCGCGGTTCCGCCTCGTCCACGACGATTTCACGCGCATGGGTGCTGCCCTTGCCGCCGCCGGCCTTCCGACCCTCTTCGTCATGGAAGGCGGGTATGCGGTCGACGCGCTCGGCACCAACTGCGTCAACGTGCTGGAGGGGTTCGAGGCCGGCTGA
- a CDS encoding HAD family phosphatase codes for MANRPDTVVFDIGNVLIQWDPRLLYRSIFQNEADADRFLAEVLPPEWNLEQDRGRSFAEGIAEALARRPDRREEILAWDTRWHEMVPGEVPGSVAILTALKQAGVPLYAITNFSSEKFAECEDRFPFLADSFIDVVVSAHERLVKPDPRIYQVLFSRNDLTPERTVFIDDSPANVAAARSVGMHAIHFTDAPALRAALIEHGFPL; via the coding sequence ATGGCAAACCGCCCCGACACCGTAGTCTTCGACATCGGCAACGTCCTCATCCAGTGGGATCCGCGCCTGCTCTATCGCAGCATCTTCCAGAACGAGGCGGATGCCGACCGATTTCTCGCCGAGGTGCTGCCGCCAGAGTGGAATCTCGAGCAGGACCGGGGCCGCAGCTTTGCCGAGGGCATCGCGGAGGCGCTGGCGCGGCGTCCCGACCGCCGCGAGGAGATCCTGGCCTGGGACACGCGCTGGCACGAAATGGTGCCGGGCGAGGTGCCGGGCAGCGTCGCGATCCTTACCGCACTGAAGCAGGCGGGTGTCCCGCTCTATGCGATCACGAATTTTTCGTCCGAGAAATTCGCCGAGTGCGAAGACCGCTTCCCGTTCCTTGCCGACAGCTTCATCGACGTGGTCGTGTCCGCGCATGAGCGGCTGGTGAAGCCGGATCCGCGGATCTACCAGGTGCTGTTTTCGCGCAACGACCTCACCCCGGAGCGCACCGTCTTCATCGACGACAGCCCGGCCAATGTCGCAGCGGCACGATCCGTGGGCATGCATGCCATCCACTTTACCGATGCCCCCGCGCTGAGAGCTGCCCTGATCGAGCACGGTTTCCCGCTCTAG
- a CDS encoding PhnD/SsuA/transferrin family substrate-binding protein, with protein MRLSRSFFRCLVVVLLGALVSGASVGRLSAEDTALPRPDGPAFLPWQEEVAPPDDPEAGAGQPAPTTPFDPARLALMPELRVGIVMDPAAGDFGRAAPFRELLEAGLRLPVLLIAYRDLSQLQKAVMTGEVHYAPLSASAYAAAQGECGCLEPLVAPREADGGTGWHAIVLARAGEGIDGPADVAGRRIATGPREAVGSRLVQLAGLSAAGVDLEGQAADALIAHDDPLSAALALVRGDADVAFAWSSLQGEAAAGYSRGTLRDLAERGIEISGLRIVWASGAIAGAPHVVRRDVPQEIRGVLAAIMTGQGAVDAVSDEGFVAVGAQDYAPVLAAFPPDSGTPRGRLEPVGGGN; from the coding sequence GTGCGCCTGTCCCGCAGCTTTTTCCGTTGTCTTGTCGTGGTGCTGCTGGGCGCGCTGGTGTCCGGCGCATCGGTCGGGAGGCTTTCGGCCGAGGACACCGCGCTGCCGCGGCCGGACGGTCCCGCCTTCCTGCCCTGGCAGGAGGAGGTTGCCCCTCCCGATGACCCCGAAGCCGGCGCCGGGCAACCGGCTCCGACAACGCCTTTCGATCCCGCACGTCTTGCCCTGATGCCGGAGCTGCGCGTCGGCATCGTCATGGATCCGGCCGCCGGCGACTTCGGCCGCGCCGCGCCGTTCCGTGAGCTGCTTGAGGCGGGGCTGAGGCTTCCGGTGCTGCTGATCGCCTATCGCGACCTGTCGCAACTGCAGAAGGCGGTCATGACGGGCGAGGTGCACTATGCGCCGCTGTCCGCATCCGCCTATGCGGCGGCCCAAGGGGAATGCGGCTGCCTGGAGCCGCTGGTCGCCCCGCGCGAGGCGGACGGCGGGACGGGCTGGCATGCGATTGTGCTGGCGCGGGCCGGCGAAGGGATCGACGGGCCTGCGGACGTCGCCGGTCGGCGCATCGCCACCGGACCGCGCGAGGCGGTCGGCAGTCGCCTGGTCCAACTGGCCGGCTTGTCGGCGGCGGGTGTCGATCTGGAAGGGCAGGCAGCCGACGCGCTCATCGCTCATGACGATCCGCTTTCGGCGGCGCTGGCGCTGGTGCGGGGCGATGCCGATGTCGCCTTCGCCTGGTCCTCGCTGCAGGGCGAGGCGGCGGCGGGCTACTCGCGCGGGACCTTGCGGGACCTTGCCGAACGGGGCATCGAGATTTCCGGGCTGAGGATCGTGTGGGCCTCCGGCGCCATTGCCGGCGCGCCGCACGTGGTTCGCCGTGACGTGCCGCAGGAGATCCGCGGCGTGCTTGCGGCGATCATGACCGGGCAGGGGGCGGTAGACGCTGTTTCTGACGAGGGTTTTGTTGCCGTGGGCGCGCAGGATTACGCGCCCGTTCTCGCTGCCTTTCCGCCGGATTCCGGAACGCCGCGCGGCCGCCTCGAGCCGGTGGGAGGCGGCAACTAG
- a CDS encoding TadE/TadG family type IV pilus assembly protein — protein sequence MSSPKRQERQQEPRRIVRKAATRIASGLMRDRRGVAAVEFALVLPFMLALFLGVTELNSALTLDRKISQAASSVADLVAQADKLKASEVEDLLKLSRAVLDPYPEAPLKVVVASVWMKEVNQPRVVWSRAMNTAQWGANSAPPIKLPPELTSQKGTYLVVAHAEYEHRPTFAAVLKDVFNSATITLSDTYYMRPRVSTSVECCS from the coding sequence ATGAGCAGCCCGAAGCGGCAAGAGCGGCAGCAGGAACCGCGCCGCATCGTCAGGAAGGCCGCCACGCGGATCGCAAGCGGCCTGATGCGCGACCGGCGCGGCGTCGCCGCGGTCGAATTTGCGCTGGTGCTCCCCTTCATGCTGGCCCTGTTTCTCGGCGTCACCGAGCTGAACTCGGCGCTGACGCTCGACCGGAAGATCAGCCAGGCCGCCAGTTCCGTCGCCGACCTGGTGGCCCAGGCCGACAAACTCAAAGCCTCCGAGGTCGAAGACCTGCTGAAGCTGTCGCGTGCCGTGCTCGACCCTTATCCGGAAGCACCGCTCAAGGTGGTGGTCGCCAGTGTCTGGATGAAGGAAGTGAACCAGCCGCGTGTGGTATGGAGCCGGGCGATGAATACCGCCCAGTGGGGCGCCAACTCCGCGCCGCCGATCAAGCTGCCGCCGGAACTGACCAGCCAGAAGGGCACCTATCTGGTCGTCGCCCATGCCGAATACGAGCATCGTCCGACCTTCGCAGCGGTGTTGAAGGACGTGTTCAACAGCGCCACGATCACCCTCAGCGACACCTACTACATGCGCCCGCGCGTCAGCACGAGCGTCGAGTGTTGCAGCTGA
- a CDS encoding TadE/TadG family type IV pilus assembly protein — MLRDRLLPRFARLRPLRAVVRDREGTTAIEFAFVAIPFLMLLFGVIEIGLAFFANQVLSNATMDASRMIRTGQAHAQGFDADKFKESMLERLAGFPISSDRLTIDVERIEDFSSFTPKPLIRDGELVADTGYNHGEAGQIIVVRALYRWPMLSSMMKTAYGDLSSGDRLLVATAVFRNEPFPWTTQQASK; from the coding sequence ATGCTGAGAGATCGCCTTCTCCCTCGCTTCGCACGATTGCGCCCGTTGCGCGCGGTGGTGAGGGACCGCGAAGGCACGACGGCGATCGAGTTCGCCTTCGTCGCGATTCCGTTCCTGATGCTGCTGTTCGGGGTGATCGAGATCGGCCTGGCCTTCTTCGCCAACCAGGTGCTCAGCAATGCGACCATGGACGCATCGCGCATGATCCGCACCGGGCAGGCGCATGCCCAGGGCTTCGATGCCGACAAGTTCAAGGAATCGATGCTGGAACGTCTTGCCGGCTTCCCGATCAGTTCGGACCGGCTGACCATCGACGTCGAACGGATCGAGGACTTCTCTTCCTTCACGCCGAAGCCGCTGATCCGCGACGGCGAACTGGTCGCAGACACCGGCTACAACCACGGCGAGGCCGGCCAGATCATCGTGGTTAGGGCTCTTTATCGCTGGCCCATGCTGTCGTCGATGATGAAGACCGCCTATGGCGACCTGAGCTCGGGCGACCGCCTGCTGGTGGCGACCGCCGTGTTCCGCAACGAACCCTTCCCCTGGACCACCCAACAGGCGAGCAAGTGA
- a CDS encoding pilus assembly protein N-terminal domain-containing protein, translated as MSHFREAFFASITVAALLAALPVAGAHAQESGVQVMTDRAKVFRIDAPADTVIVGNPAIADVTMYDRQTVVVTGKLYGTTNLVILDRNGEPIIDEVITVSAASGETVTVQRKGERFSYSCAPNCEPVMRVGDSDAGYELLSKQSSQRNDMSEKAAGVSN; from the coding sequence ATGTCGCATTTTCGCGAGGCTTTTTTTGCGTCGATCACGGTCGCGGCGCTGCTCGCCGCGCTTCCCGTGGCGGGCGCACACGCCCAGGAGAGCGGCGTCCAGGTGATGACCGACCGGGCGAAGGTGTTCCGCATCGACGCGCCTGCGGACACTGTCATCGTCGGCAACCCGGCCATCGCCGATGTCACCATGTACGATCGCCAGACGGTGGTGGTGACCGGCAAGCTCTACGGCACGACCAACCTCGTCATCCTCGACCGCAACGGCGAGCCGATCATCGACGAGGTGATCACGGTCTCCGCCGCATCAGGCGAAACGGTCACCGTCCAGCGCAAGGGCGAACGCTTCAGCTACTCCTGCGCGCCCAATTGCGAGCCGGTGATGCGCGTGGGCGACAGCGATGCCGGCTACGAGTTGCTGAGCAAGCAGTCCAGCCAGCGCAATGACATGTCCGAAAAGGCGGCGGGCGTTTCCAACTGA
- a CDS encoding Flp family type IVb pilin, protein MQKFLARFAKDESGATAIEYGLIAGLIGVAIITAVGLAGDSITAMFTRVSTELNAAATQ, encoded by the coding sequence ATGCAGAAGTTTCTCGCTCGTTTCGCCAAGGATGAATCCGGCGCGACCGCCATCGAATACGGCCTGATCGCCGGTCTGATCGGCGTTGCCATCATCACTGCTGTCGGCCTGGCCGGCGACTCGATCACCGCGATGTTCACTCGCGTTTCGACCGAGCTGAACGCTGCCGCCACGCAGTAA
- a CDS encoding prepilin peptidase, which produces MFEAAILVVFPCLVAFAAASDLFTMKIPNSVSLMLVAGFAIIAPFAGIGLADTGWHLLAAGLALAACLVFFGFGWMGGGDAKLITALALWFGMSQDLLQFLALAGIYGAVLTLLIIGFRRIVLLPGIAGRTQWLLRLHDNARGIPYGITLAAAALQVYPHSAWFALLV; this is translated from the coding sequence ATGTTCGAAGCGGCGATCCTGGTCGTGTTCCCCTGTCTGGTGGCCTTTGCGGCCGCGTCCGACCTGTTCACGATGAAGATTCCCAACAGCGTCTCCCTGATGCTGGTGGCCGGGTTCGCGATTATCGCGCCCTTTGCCGGCATCGGTCTTGCGGATACCGGCTGGCATCTGCTCGCCGCCGGTCTGGCGCTGGCCGCCTGTCTCGTGTTCTTCGGCTTCGGCTGGATGGGCGGGGGCGATGCCAAGCTCATCACTGCCTTGGCGCTGTGGTTCGGCATGTCGCAGGACCTCCTGCAATTCCTCGCTCTTGCCGGCATTTACGGGGCGGTTCTCACGCTGCTGATCATCGGCTTCCGCCGCATCGTTCTGCTGCCTGGCATTGCCGGCCGCACCCAGTGGCTTTTGCGCCTGCATGACAATGCCCGCGGCATTCCCTACGGCATCACGCTGGCTGCCGCCGCGCTGCAGGTCTATCCGCACTCGGCCTGGTTCGCCCTTCTGGTGTAA
- the cpaB gene encoding Flp pilus assembly protein CpaB, with the protein MKIARFAILGISLAAGVLVARMVMSNNPEPPAAPVVVTETVEKDEVLTVVKDIALGEQLSAGDLSWASWPRDLAPATAVLRSQRPDAITEIAGRIAKAPVYQGEPVREERLISSDRGFMSTILPKGKRAIAVSVEALTAAGGFILPGDKVDVILTRQSSGRSGNSFTSETILQNVRVLAIDTTTAGERDEKALPPGQTATLELEPVQAEVVAQASQLGTIALVLRSAQDSADDADPGLVGGGVNFVKFGVASQARTQR; encoded by the coding sequence ATGAAGATCGCACGTTTCGCCATTCTGGGAATTTCGCTCGCCGCCGGTGTGTTGGTGGCGCGGATGGTGATGAGCAACAATCCAGAGCCGCCGGCCGCGCCGGTGGTGGTGACCGAGACGGTGGAGAAGGACGAGGTCCTTACCGTCGTCAAGGACATCGCTCTTGGCGAACAGCTGTCTGCGGGCGACCTGTCCTGGGCCAGCTGGCCTCGCGACCTGGCGCCTGCGACGGCGGTTCTGCGCTCCCAGCGACCCGACGCCATCACCGAAATCGCAGGCCGTATCGCCAAGGCGCCCGTCTATCAGGGCGAGCCGGTGCGCGAGGAGCGCCTGATCAGCAGCGATCGCGGCTTCATGTCGACCATTCTGCCCAAGGGCAAGCGGGCCATTGCCGTTTCGGTCGAGGCGCTGACTGCCGCTGGCGGCTTCATCCTGCCCGGCGACAAGGTCGACGTGATCCTGACGCGCCAGTCGTCAGGCCGGTCCGGCAATTCATTCACCAGCGAGACGATCCTGCAGAACGTGCGGGTGCTGGCCATCGACACCACCACCGCCGGTGAGCGGGACGAGAAGGCGCTGCCTCCCGGGCAGACCGCCACGCTGGAGCTCGAACCGGTCCAGGCCGAGGTCGTCGCCCAGGCTTCCCAGCTCGGTACGATCGCCCTCGTGCTGCGCTCGGCCCAGGATTCTGCCGATGACGCCGATCCCGGCCTCGTTGGCGGCGGTGTGAATTTTGTGAAGTTCGGCGTTGCCAGCCAGGCCCGGACCCAGCGGTAA
- a CDS encoding type II and III secretion system protein family protein codes for MLAQRFFRIGTAICLVLTGLAGLDTARADGYPKAVTIQAGERVAGRLLKVGLGRSVVINLGEEVSDVIVSNPEVADAVVRSSRRVFILGNKAGQASLFLFGRAGNQIASFDLAVENDTTDLNMMIRRAIPGADITAESVNGNLVLSGTASSTVEAQQAADLAARFSKVEGSALPVLNMVSVSGKDQVHLKVTVAEVERSIIKQLGVNLSGTIGIGNYSANFNSSPGYSVNSNIIGRPNAGGGFLAGGAKLNADLQALQRDGVIRTLAEPTLTAISGENASFLAGGEFPIPIAEDNNKLTVQFKKFGVGLDFTPVVLSEGRISLRIKTEVSEITQEGAVSIGSLVIPALKVRRAESTVELPSGGTLVMAGLLKESYKQDLNGVPGLMQVPILGALFKSRDFLRQETELAVFVTPYTVRPTARSELVEPTRNLAPATDGETIFLNRLNRMYRVSGDPGQGAYHGQVGYIYE; via the coding sequence ATGTTGGCTCAACGTTTCTTCCGGATCGGTACGGCGATCTGCCTTGTCCTGACCGGCCTTGCCGGACTGGATACCGCGCGCGCCGATGGCTATCCAAAGGCGGTGACCATCCAGGCCGGCGAGCGGGTGGCCGGGCGGTTGCTCAAGGTCGGTCTCGGCCGTTCCGTGGTGATCAATCTCGGCGAGGAGGTGAGCGACGTCATCGTCTCCAACCCGGAGGTGGCCGATGCGGTGGTCCGGTCCTCGCGCCGGGTCTTCATCCTCGGCAACAAGGCGGGGCAGGCGAGCCTGTTCCTGTTTGGCCGGGCCGGCAACCAGATCGCCAGCTTTGATCTCGCCGTCGAAAACGACACGACCGACCTCAACATGATGATCCGCCGCGCCATACCGGGCGCCGACATCACGGCCGAGTCGGTCAATGGCAACCTCGTCCTGAGCGGCACGGCCTCCAGCACCGTCGAGGCTCAGCAGGCGGCGGATCTCGCAGCGCGCTTCTCCAAGGTCGAAGGCAGTGCCTTGCCGGTCCTCAACATGGTCTCGGTGAGCGGCAAGGACCAGGTGCACCTGAAGGTGACGGTTGCCGAGGTCGAGCGATCGATCATCAAGCAGCTGGGCGTCAACCTGTCCGGTACCATCGGCATCGGCAACTACAGCGCCAATTTCAACAGCTCGCCCGGCTACTCGGTCAACTCCAACATCATCGGCCGCCCGAATGCCGGTGGCGGGTTCCTTGCCGGCGGCGCGAAGCTGAACGCGGACCTGCAGGCGCTGCAGCGCGACGGCGTGATCCGCACACTGGCCGAGCCGACACTGACCGCGATTTCTGGCGAAAATGCCAGCTTCCTGGCTGGCGGCGAGTTCCCGATCCCGATCGCCGAGGACAACAACAAGCTCACCGTCCAGTTCAAGAAGTTCGGCGTCGGCCTCGACTTCACTCCGGTGGTCCTGAGCGAAGGGCGCATCTCCCTGCGCATCAAGACCGAGGTCAGCGAGATCACCCAGGAGGGGGCGGTTTCGATCGGCTCCCTGGTCATTCCCGCGCTCAAGGTTCGCCGGGCCGAGTCCACCGTCGAGCTGCCTTCTGGCGGAACGCTGGTCATGGCCGGCCTGCTGAAGGAATCCTACAAGCAGGACCTCAACGGCGTGCCCGGTCTGATGCAGGTGCCGATCCTCGGCGCCCTGTTCAAGAGCCGCGACTTCCTGCGCCAGGAGACCGAACTCGCCGTCTTCGTGACGCCCTACACCGTCCGTCCGACGGCCCGCTCGGAGCTTGTCGAGCCGACCCGCAACCTGGCGCCGGCGACCGATGGCGAAACGATTTTCCTGAACCGTCTCAACCGCATGTACCGGGTATCCGGCGATCCTGGACAGGGCGCCTACCATGGTCAGGTCGGCTATATCTACGAGTGA
- a CDS encoding CpaD family pilus assembly protein — protein sequence MQSASAKRVAASATRVRALTSTLAVLAALLAAGCQTQQPTAEALATNDYRLRHPIVVTEGVKTLDLPVGSDMRRLSPQLSAVVTSFAAEARSRGGGAMEIIVPSGAYNEAAVHAVLPQIRKALVQGGVSPKRIATRGYPVQDPGISAPVRLAYSGLQAKTGPCGQWPDNITGGGDGMRHNPHLNNTQYYNFGCAAQSNLAAMVDNPTDLLYPRASTPADQLRRGTVYGKYRAGEQTATDYKEGDGSRVSDATN from the coding sequence ATGCAGTCTGCATCCGCAAAGCGCGTCGCCGCTTCCGCAACTCGGGTCCGTGCGCTCACGTCGACCCTTGCCGTTCTCGCCGCGCTGCTGGCGGCCGGCTGCCAGACGCAGCAGCCGACAGCCGAGGCGCTCGCGACCAATGATTACCGCCTGCGCCACCCCATCGTGGTGACGGAAGGGGTGAAGACGCTCGATCTGCCGGTGGGAAGCGACATGCGCCGCCTGTCGCCGCAGCTGTCGGCCGTCGTCACCAGCTTCGCGGCCGAGGCCCGTTCGCGCGGTGGCGGCGCGATGGAGATCATCGTGCCCTCCGGCGCCTACAACGAGGCGGCCGTTCATGCGGTGCTGCCGCAGATCCGCAAGGCGCTGGTGCAGGGCGGCGTGTCGCCCAAGCGTATCGCCACCCGCGGCTACCCGGTCCAGGATCCGGGCATCTCCGCGCCGGTGCGCCTGGCCTATTCCGGTCTGCAGGCCAAGACGGGTCCTTGCGGCCAGTGGCCCGACAACATCACCGGGGGCGGCGACGGGATGCGCCACAACCCGCATCTGAACAACACGCAGTATTACAATTTCGGCTGCGCCGCGCAGTCCAACCTGGCCGCCATGGTCGACAATCCGACGGACCTGCTCTACCCGCGCGCCTCGACGCCGGCCGACCAGCTCCGCCGGGGCACGGTCTACGGCAAGTATCGCGCCGGCGAGCAGACGGCGACCGACTACAAGGAAGGCGACGGTTCGCGCGTCTCCGACGCGACGAACTGA
- a CDS encoding CpaE family protein, with protein sequence MNTLAYDMPLDEDGYPREPAMGDHHAVAVPADTLDIKAVPRIAIQAFCESEDIARMIESAAQDRRMAKAHVKVHKGGLAAAIDFYGSAPTPNLILLETRTEASKLIQGLEQLAEVCDAGTKVMIIGHVNDVKLYRDLIHRGISDYLVAPINLFQLIGAIGELYVNPDAEPLGRTIAFVGAKGGVGSSTVAHNVAWSIARVYESDVVLADLDLAFGTAGLDFNQDPLQGVFEAVSSPERLDETMLDRLLSKCADRLSLLAAPASLERTYDHGETSFDGLLDIMKQGAPAIVLDLPHVWSGWVRRMLAAVDEVVIVAEPDLANLRNAKNMIDTLRQLRPNDSPPRLVLNRVNVPKRPEIKAAEFADALELTAAAVVPFDPLLFGTAANNGQMIGEQDEKHATTEIFSQISQLVTGRGEVAKPKGLALGSLVSRFLKKGKAAG encoded by the coding sequence ATGAACACCCTCGCTTACGACATGCCGCTGGACGAGGACGGGTATCCGCGCGAGCCTGCGATGGGAGACCATCACGCCGTCGCCGTGCCCGCCGATACGCTTGACATCAAGGCGGTGCCGCGGATCGCCATCCAGGCCTTTTGCGAAAGCGAAGACATTGCCCGGATGATCGAGAGCGCCGCTCAGGACCGGCGCATGGCCAAGGCTCATGTGAAGGTACACAAGGGCGGGCTTGCAGCGGCCATCGACTTCTACGGCTCCGCGCCGACGCCGAACCTGATCCTGCTGGAGACCCGCACGGAAGCCTCCAAGCTGATCCAGGGTCTGGAACAGCTGGCGGAAGTCTGCGACGCCGGCACCAAGGTGATGATCATCGGCCACGTCAACGACGTGAAGCTCTACCGCGACCTCATCCATCGCGGGATCAGCGACTACCTCGTTGCGCCGATCAACCTGTTCCAGCTGATCGGCGCCATCGGCGAGCTCTACGTCAATCCGGACGCCGAGCCGCTGGGGCGGACAATTGCCTTCGTCGGCGCCAAGGGGGGCGTTGGTTCGTCCACTGTTGCGCACAATGTCGCCTGGTCGATCGCCCGCGTCTACGAGAGCGACGTGGTGCTGGCCGACCTCGACCTCGCCTTTGGCACGGCCGGCCTCGACTTCAACCAGGATCCGCTGCAGGGCGTCTTCGAGGCGGTCTCTTCGCCGGAGCGCCTCGACGAGACCATGCTCGACCGCCTGCTGTCGAAATGCGCCGATCGCCTCAGCCTGCTTGCAGCGCCCGCTTCGCTGGAGCGGACCTACGATCATGGCGAGACGAGCTTCGATGGTCTGCTCGACATCATGAAGCAGGGTGCGCCGGCAATCGTGCTCGATCTGCCGCATGTGTGGTCGGGCTGGGTCCGCCGGATGCTGGCCGCCGTCGATGAAGTGGTGATCGTCGCAGAGCCGGATCTGGCCAACCTGCGCAACGCCAAGAACATGATCGACACGCTGCGCCAGCTGCGACCCAACGACTCGCCGCCGCGCCTGGTGCTGAACCGGGTGAACGTGCCAAAGCGGCCGGAGATCAAGGCCGCCGAGTTCGCCGACGCGCTGGAGCTCACCGCGGCCGCGGTGGTGCCCTTCGATCCGCTGCTGTTCGGCACGGCCGCCAACAACGGCCAGATGATCGGCGAGCAGGACGAAAAGCACGCCACGACGGAAATCTTCAGCCAGATCTCGCAGCTGGTCACCGGTCGCGGCGAAGTGGCGAAGCCCAAGGGCCTTGCGCTCGGCTCGCTGGTCTCCCGCTTCCTGAAGAAGGGCAAGGCCGCCGGCTGA